A single window of Lutzomyia longipalpis isolate SR_M1_2022 chromosome 1, ASM2433408v1 DNA harbors:
- the LOC129786439 gene encoding uncharacterized protein LOC129786439, with protein sequence MDELDGVPKRILFYPVKTRTQIVASILIPTFMELCVYVVLTTADITITVRHFQCGDYLWGALTLTFLCLPALLCFIIIIASPWQWPDQSDCAETNSHWKFFLRQLFNVLLFPLGAIWRFCRRIFWCIEALFHERESYERHHAVGKAIEPSPFELYHFLQAFTQAAPQIILQMNILLREDVFRDYETTIPQVISVVFSLIKMGMTVECFQRFESQKIVGRNYPWQTTEQCAKHRKKLEQTKFTPKKYYREISGLSNTAMEFPDVMKGFEEKFGSNANGEHENGVNENGGDCRKTLHVDRENFNMDSAKILRKASMDSQMDDGVVLRHSSTEDDGIRKSTVTLSTTTQNANVSEDGGSHHLSARVPTESQLQEAPIWDAIERDTTVVPTTLPAIEEDGELDNFDEVPKSAPPPRPDLPPFRATQFFLEPLNRFSTIKDMFLVNAELYIKENVPRLPQKVLNHEVRTVHRGNNRESYNFNDNSNHEIIHETTNEDGISLPTRRKMINGIEQDDILGKTVAFMGWVLFLLMRMLALSLFAVFYVKATGYLCLSHYLLMLIWLFIETRFHEKAERDLFYIFLAYVFIFSIIEFKIKFRNIRIWYLLYCGIVLTQNVVITLWWYITDEFQSWWFHYLFTMILLSGALSIGCLVTYYIILKPRDKVLFEITNQSQET encoded by the exons ATGGACGAATTGGATGGAGTGCCAAAGAGAATTCTCTTTTATCCCGTGAAAACAAGAACTCAAATAGTCGCTTCTATCTTAATTCCAACATTCATGGAACTTTGTGTGTATGTTGTGCTAACTACTGCTGACATAACAATAACTGTGCGTCATTTCCAATGTGGGGACTATCTATGGGGAGCACTAACTCTAACATTCCTCTGTCTACCCGCCTTACTCTGCTTCATCATAATCATCGCATCACCATGGCAGTGGCCAGATCAAAGTGATTGCGCGGAAACCAATAGCCATTGGAAATTCTTCCTCAGGCAACTGTTCAATGTCTTGCTCTTCCCTCTGGGTGCCATATGGCG GTTCTGTCGACGAATATTCTGGTGTATTGAAGCACTTTTTCATGAACGTGAATCATATGAGAGGCACCATGCTGTCGGGAAAGCCATTGAGCCTTCACCCTTCGAACTTTATCACTTTCTGCAGGCCTTCACCCAGGCCGCCCCCCAAATTATTCTCCAAATGAACATTCTTCTGCGTGAGGATGTCTTTCGGGACTACGAAACAA CGATCCCCCAAGTGATAAGCGTTGTATTTTCGCTAATAAAAATGGGAATGACTGTGGAGTGTTTTCAGCGGTTTGAAAGTCAAAAAATCGTTGGACGAAATTATCCGTGGCAAACAACAGAACAATGTGCAAAGCACAGAAAGAAATTAGAACAGACGAAATTTACACCAAAAAAGTACTACAGGGAAATAAGTGGATTGTCCAATACTGCTATGGAATTTCCGGATGTTATGAAAGGATTTGAGGAGAAATTTGGCTCAAATGCCAATGGGGAGCATGAAAATGGTGTGAATGAAAATGGTGGGGATTGCAGGAAGACATTGCATGTGGATCGGGAGAATTTTAACATGGATAGTGCCAAAATTCTTCGAAAAGCCTCCATGGACTCACAAATGGACGATGGTGTAGTTTTACGACATTCCTCCACCGAGGATGATGGTATCAGGAAGTCCACCGTTACGCTGAGTACTACCACTCAAAATGCAAATGTATCAGAGGATGGTGGTAGTCACCATCTCTCGGCTAGAGTGCCTACAGAGAGCCAATTGCAAGAAGCACCGATTTGGGATGCAATTGAGAGAGACACCACAGTTGTGCCCACCACTTTGCCAGCTATTGAGGAGGATGGTGAGTTGGATAATTTCGATGAAGTTCCAAAGAGTGCACCACCACCCCGCCCGGATTTGCCACCCTTTCGTGCTACACAATTCTTCCTGGAACCACTGAATCGTTTCTCCACGATAAAGGATATGTTTCTCGTAAATGCTGAACTATACATAAAGGAAAATGTCCCAAGATTGCCGCAGAAAGTACTAAATCACGAAGTACGGACAGTGCATAGAGGCAATAATAGGGAATCATATAACTTTAATGATAATTCCAATCATGAAATAATTCACGAGACCACCAATGAAGACGGCATATCACTCCCAACAAggagaaaaatgataaatggcATCGAACAGGACGATATTCTTGGTAAGACCGTTGCATTTATGGGATGGGTATTGTTCCTACTCATGAGAATGCTAGCCCTATCGCTTTTTGCGGTGTTCTACGTTAAAGCCACCGGCTACCTCTGCCTCAGTCACTACCTCCTAATGCTCATTTGGCTATTTATAGAGACGCGTTTCCACGAAAAAGCCGAACGGGATTTGTTCTACATTTTCTTAGCTtatgttttcattttctcaataatagaatttaaaataaaattccgaAATATACGAATATGGTATCTACTGTACTGCGGTATCGTGCTAACACAGAATGTGGTCATAACCCTCTGGTGGTACATAACGGATGAATTTCAATCTTGGTGGTTCCACTACTTGTTCACAATGATATTACTCAGTGGTGCACTCAGTATAGGGTGCCTCGTAACATACTACATTATCCTCAAGCCAAGGGATAAGGTACTATTTGAAATAACAAACCAAAGCCAAGAAACGTAG